In one window of Juglans regia cultivar Chandler chromosome 3, Walnut 2.0, whole genome shotgun sequence DNA:
- the LOC108996843 gene encoding uncharacterized protein LOC108996843 isoform X2 codes for MEEVSERSELRRMQREQERERRRMRDRQRRQSMTLEQREKHLARRRRNYQLRRLRAESARSGSQTGQAGMVSRGETITSDEHQAVTSFSGLSVKCNGVTHVGTNKDEENLTVDCKESEGLEALAYKGTNFPRRLRLSHIRHLARSLNNSMGELGGNHQMVEAVITKRDVASNCLQVGRSDSGISPQSLRLNRVKRLARTFNNSANSATREASDQDHRSATEVEQKLPCGELQLISNDEPKLV; via the exons ATGGAAGAGGTATCAGAAAGGTCAGAGCTGCGCAGAATGCAAAGGGAGCAGGAAAGAGAAAGGCGCCGGATGCGGGACAGGCAAAGAAGACAGTCAATGACGCTTGAGCAGAGGGAGAAACATCTTGCCAGGCGTCGTAGAAACTATCAATTGAGAAGACTAAGAGCTGAAAGTGCAAGGTCAGGTTCTCAAACTGGACAAGCCGGCATGGTGAGTAGAGGTGAAACAATCACAAGCGATGAACATCAAGCAGTAACTTCTTTTTCAGGACTGAGTGTCAAGTGCAATGGTGTCACTCATGTTGGAACtaataaagatgaagaaaacCTAACTGTTGACTGCAAAGAGTCCGAGG GTTTGGAAGCTCTAGCTTACAAAGGAACTAATTTTCCAAGAAGGCTACGGCTAAGTCATATAAGACATCTTGCAAGATCATTGAATAATTCTATGGGTGAGCTTGGTGGCAACCACCAAATGGTGGAGGCAGTCATAACCAAACGGGATGTTGCTAGTAACT GTTTGCAAGTTGGACGTTCTGATTCTGGCATATCGCCACAAAGTTTACGTTTGAATCGTGTCAAGCGTCTTGCTCGTACATTCAACAATTCTGCAAATTCTGCTACAAGAGAGGCTAGTGATCAAGACCACAGAAGTGCCACAGAAG TGGAACAGAAGCTACCATGTGGAGAGCTGCAGCTGATAAGCAATGATGAACCAAAACTTGTATGA
- the LOC108996843 gene encoding uncharacterized protein LOC108996843 isoform X3 codes for MEEVSERSELRRMQREQERERRRMRDRQRRQSMTLEQREKHLARRRRNYQLRRLRAESARSGSQTGQAGMVSRGETITSDEHQAVTSFSGLSVKCNGVTHVGTNKDEENLTVDCKESEGLEALAYKGTNFPRRLRLSHIRHLARSLNNSMGELGGNHQMVEAVITKRDVASNCLQVGRSDSGISPQSLRLNRVKRLARTFNNSANSATREASDQDHRSATEVDLLQWNRSYHVESCS; via the exons ATGGAAGAGGTATCAGAAAGGTCAGAGCTGCGCAGAATGCAAAGGGAGCAGGAAAGAGAAAGGCGCCGGATGCGGGACAGGCAAAGAAGACAGTCAATGACGCTTGAGCAGAGGGAGAAACATCTTGCCAGGCGTCGTAGAAACTATCAATTGAGAAGACTAAGAGCTGAAAGTGCAAGGTCAGGTTCTCAAACTGGACAAGCCGGCATGGTGAGTAGAGGTGAAACAATCACAAGCGATGAACATCAAGCAGTAACTTCTTTTTCAGGACTGAGTGTCAAGTGCAATGGTGTCACTCATGTTGGAACtaataaagatgaagaaaacCTAACTGTTGACTGCAAAGAGTCCGAGG GTTTGGAAGCTCTAGCTTACAAAGGAACTAATTTTCCAAGAAGGCTACGGCTAAGTCATATAAGACATCTTGCAAGATCATTGAATAATTCTATGGGTGAGCTTGGTGGCAACCACCAAATGGTGGAGGCAGTCATAACCAAACGGGATGTTGCTAGTAACT GTTTGCAAGTTGGACGTTCTGATTCTGGCATATCGCCACAAAGTTTACGTTTGAATCGTGTCAAGCGTCTTGCTCGTACATTCAACAATTCTGCAAATTCTGCTACAAGAGAGGCTAGTGATCAAGACCACAGAAGTGCCACAGAAG TAGATTTACTCCAGTGGAACAGAAGCTACCATGTGGAGAGCTGCAGCTGA
- the LOC108996747 gene encoding uncharacterized protein LOC108996747, with product MEQIIALARNIWASIWSRFNKDKISIFFSKNTRAKVKDLIIQVAGVKSTQPNEKYLGLPTLVGRSRSKGFKNILDRVRDRISNWKMKYLSQAGKEILIKIVIQAIPTYNMRVFKISKNILMELNRLMQQYWWGQKIEEKRIRWCSWRKMRQAKASGGLGFRDLEQFNLAMLAKQEWRLIQNPSSLAAKVFSTYSDRISWRCTTNDIFSMRSAYHLQLEIQQRAQGQPSNPAGHKERWNRLWKLPVPNAEKLFLWKACNNELPTNANLLKEKLQKGSIRQQTFKELMIKMLDELDKEVLEEMAVVAWRIWKRRNEVVFQQEFISPNSLLKQATQKLKELRLLHHKSPGIPSTDSTTLVQWEASSNSYYKINWDSAVDKQQCKIGIGTIIRDWEGELIATMRMKRSLFPSPYLAEAYAAL from the exons ATGGAGCAGATTATTGCACTTGCTAGAAATATATGGGCAAGCATCTGGTCAAGGTTTAATAAAGacaaaatctcaattttcttcAGCAAAAACACAAGAGCAAAAGTAAAGGATCTTATCATACAAGTTGCTGGGGTCAAATCCACACAGCCTAATGAAAAGTATTTAGGCTTGCCAACTTTAGTTGGTAGGTCTAGATCAAAAGGATTCAAGAATATACTTGATAGGGTGCGAGATAGAATTAGcaattggaaaatgaaataCCTATCCCAAGCTGGAAAAGAGATTCTCATCAAGATTGTTATCCAAGCCATCCCAACATACAACATGAGAGTATTCAAgatttccaaaaatattttaatggagCTCAATAGATTAATGCAGCAATATTGGTGGGgtcagaaaattgaagaaaagaggATTCGTTGGTGTTCTTGGAGAAAGATGAGACAAGCTAAAGCAAGTGGTGGGCTTGGGTTTAGAGATCTTGAGCAGTTTAATCTAGCTATGCTAGCCAAACAAGAATGGAGGCTGATTCAGAACCCTTCTTCTCTAGCTGCAAAGGTCTTCTCAACATA TTCTGACAGGATTTCTTGGAGGTGTACAACAAATGACATCTTCTCTATGAGAAGTGCTTACCACTTGCAACTCGAGATCCAACAGAGGGCTCAGGGCCAACCCTCTAACCCTGCTGGACATAAGGAAAGATGGAATAGATTGTGGAAGTTGCCAGTTCCTAATGCTGAGAAGCTTTTCTTGTGGAAAGCTTGTAATAATGAACTGCCTACAAATGCTAATTTGCTTAAAGAGAAG CTGCAGAAGGGAAGCATCAGGCAACAGACTTTTAAAGAGCTTATGATCAAAATGCTTGATGAATTGGATAAGGAGGTATTGGAAGAGATGGCTgtggtggcttggagaatttggaagagaagaaatgagGTTGTCTTTCAGCAAGAATTCATCAGTCCTAACTCTCTACTGAAACAAGCCACACAAAAATTGAAGGAATTAAGGCTGCTGCACCATAAGAGCCCTGGTATCCCATCGACAGACTCTACAACTTTGGTCCAATGGGAAGCTTCCTCCAATAGTTATTATAAGATCAATTGGGATTCTGCAGTGGACAAACAACAGTGCAAAATTGGCATAGGTACTATCATCCGAGACTGGGAGGGTGAGTTAATTGCCACAATGAGAATGAAAAGATCACTCTTTCCTAGCCCTTACTTGGCAGAAGCTTATGCTGCTCTTTAG
- the LOC108996812 gene encoding scarecrow-like protein 13, translating into MQTSQEHHSSASFQGLYHQPLQDPYRLSHFQILENNVSADMGNQGTSISFEPEQYFTLESSPATDGYIVCDSPSISSGLSNRSPFSPQVSQSYMSDPHRSPENNYGSPASGSSVADNGNEMRHKLREIEIVLLGSEPDIGNSCYNSLDSGIHQVTSTSRWDLDQLVEMIPRLDLREVLICCAEAVSNNDVSTAVALMKVLEKKVSVSGDPIQRLGAYTLEGLRARLERSGSVIYKSLKCEEPTSSELMSYMSILYEICPYWKFAYRSANAVIGEVMANERRIHIIDFQIAQGSQWMLLIQALAHRHGGPPLALRITGVDDSQSAHARGGGLNIVGQKLLAFAKSCQVPLEFHAAPMSGCEVELENLSVRSGEALAVNFPYVLHHMPDESVSTQNHRDRLLRLVKSLSPKVVTLIEQESNTNTSPFFPRFKETMEYYTAMFESIDAAQHPRDDKRRIRAEENCVARDIVNMVACEDAERVERHELLGKWRSRLSMAGFTPYPLSSSVANAVIDLLRSYNENYRLAESGGALYLGWKNRPMVTSSAWW; encoded by the coding sequence ATGCAAACATCCCAGGAGCACCATAGTTCAGCTAGTTTCCAAGGGTTGTACCATCAGCCTTTGCAAGATCCCTATCGTTTGTCTCATTTCCAGATTTTGGAAAACAATGTCTCTGCAGATATGGGCAACCAAGGAACAAGTATTTCCTTTGAACCCGAACAATACTTCACCTTGGAGTCATCTCCAGCTACTGATGGTTACATTGTCTGTGATTCCCCGTCTATTTCTAGTGGCTTGTCTAATAGAAGTCCCTTTTCCCCCCAAGTTTCTCAGTCATATATGTCTGATCCACATCGTTCTCCTGAAAACAACTATGGGTCGCCAGCAAGTGGCTCTTCTGTTGCTGATAACGGAAATGAAATGAGGCACAAGCTCCGGGAAATCGAAATTGTTTTGCTGGGTTCTGAACCAGATATTGGCAACAGCTGCTATAACTCTCTTGATAGTGGAATCCACCAAGTCACTTCCACATCAAGGTGGGATTTGGATCAATTGGTTGAAATGATCCCCAGGTTAGACCTGAGAGAGGTGCTCATTTGCTGTGCAGAAGCAGTATCCAATAATGATGTATCAACTGCGGTTGCTCTAATGAAAGTGCTGGAGAAGAAGGTATCCGTGTCTGGAGATCCTATCCAACGTTTGGGTGCTTACACGTTGGAAGGGCTTAGAGCAAGGTTAGAACGCTCAGGGAGTGTAATCTACAAATCCTTGAAGTGCGAGGAACCAACAAGCTCTGAACTAATGTCATACATGTCTATCCTCTATGAGATTTGCCCCTACTGGAAGTTTGCTTACAGGTCTGCAAATGCTGTCATTGGGGAAGTTATGGCAAATGAACGCAGAATCCACATCATTGATTTCCAGATTGCACAGGGCAGTCAGTGGATGCTCCTCATCCAAGCGCTTGCACATCGGCATGGTGGGCCTCCCCTTGCCCTCCGCATCACCGGTGTTGATGATTCCCAATCAGCTCATGCTCGAGGTGGGGGACTTAATATTGTAGGGCAGAAGCTGTTAGCATTTGCTAAGTCATGCCAAGTACCACTCGAGTTTCATGCTGCTCCCATGTCCGGTTGTGAGGTTGAGCTAGAAAATCTGAGTGTTCGATCTGGGGAAGCCCTGGCTGTTAATTTCCCATACGTGTTGCACCACATGCCAGACGAGAGTGTGAGCACACAGAATCACAGGGACAGACTATTGAGGCTGGTCAAAAGTTTGTCACCCAAGGTTGTGACTCTTATTGAGCAAGAGTCCAACACCAACACTTCCCCATTTTTCCCAAGGTTCAAAGAGACAATGGAATATTATACAGCCATGTTTGAATCGATTGATGCAGCTCAGCACCCAAGAGATGACAAGCGGCGGATCCGTGCAGAAGAGAACTGTGTGGCTCGTGACATAGTAAATATGGTAGCTTGTGAGGATGCTGAGAGGGTGGAGCGTCATGAACTTCTGGGAAAATGGAGGTCAAGACTTTCAATGGCGGGTTTCACTCCATACCCATTGAGTTCTTCTGTGGCTAATGCTGTTATAGATCTACTTCGGAGCTATAATGAGAATTATAGACTCGCGGAGAGCGGTGGGGCTCTCTACCTTGGTTGGAAGAACAGACCTATGGTTACCTCGTCTGCCTGGTGGTAA
- the LOC108996843 gene encoding uncharacterized protein LOC108996843 isoform X1 yields MEEVSERSELRRMQREQERERRRMRDRQRRQSMTLEQREKHLARRRRNYQLRRLRAESARSGSQTGQAGMVSRGETITSDEHQAVTSFSGLSVKCNGVTHVGTNKDEENLTVDCKESEGLEALAYKGTNFPRRLRLSHIRHLARSLNNSMGELGGNHQMVEAVITKRDVASNCLQVGRSDSGISPQSLRLNRVKRLARTFNNSANSATREASDQDHRSATEGQSSVIGYRREGTFYLVMCTNDVFLAFLNRFLIVEIVAGQRKQERIIRGHRLIVGQVCMMLQLH; encoded by the exons ATGGAAGAGGTATCAGAAAGGTCAGAGCTGCGCAGAATGCAAAGGGAGCAGGAAAGAGAAAGGCGCCGGATGCGGGACAGGCAAAGAAGACAGTCAATGACGCTTGAGCAGAGGGAGAAACATCTTGCCAGGCGTCGTAGAAACTATCAATTGAGAAGACTAAGAGCTGAAAGTGCAAGGTCAGGTTCTCAAACTGGACAAGCCGGCATGGTGAGTAGAGGTGAAACAATCACAAGCGATGAACATCAAGCAGTAACTTCTTTTTCAGGACTGAGTGTCAAGTGCAATGGTGTCACTCATGTTGGAACtaataaagatgaagaaaacCTAACTGTTGACTGCAAAGAGTCCGAGG GTTTGGAAGCTCTAGCTTACAAAGGAACTAATTTTCCAAGAAGGCTACGGCTAAGTCATATAAGACATCTTGCAAGATCATTGAATAATTCTATGGGTGAGCTTGGTGGCAACCACCAAATGGTGGAGGCAGTCATAACCAAACGGGATGTTGCTAGTAACT GTTTGCAAGTTGGACGTTCTGATTCTGGCATATCGCCACAAAGTTTACGTTTGAATCGTGTCAAGCGTCTTGCTCGTACATTCAACAATTCTGCAAATTCTGCTACAAGAGAGGCTAGTGATCAAGACCACAGAAGTGCCACAGAAG GACAATCGTCTGTCATTGGCTATCGAAGAGAGGGAACCTTTTACTTGGTCATGTGCACAAATGATGTTTTCTTAGCTTTTCTTAACAGGTTCTTGATTGTAGAAAT tGTTGCAGGACagagaaaacaagaaagaattATCCGCGGGCATAGATTAATTGTTGGACAAGTCTGCATGATGTTACAATTACATTGA